The sequence CAACTCGACCAAAATACGCTTTGAATATCTCAGGGTGCTCACGCAATGCGGTATCCGTATCAGTAAAAATAACGCCCTGTTTCTCCAAATCTTCCTTCATGCTGTGATAAACAACCTCGGACTCATACTGCGCTGATACGCCCGCCAAAAATTTTTGTTCCGCCTCCGGAATGCCCAACTTATCGAAGGTCTCTTTAATTTCGGAAGGTACCTCTTCCCACGTTTTCCCCTGTTTTCCCGAGGGACGAACGTAATATTGAATGTCGTCAAAATCCAGATCGTCCAGCTTGCCTCCCCAATTGGGGAGGGGCATTTCTTTGAATTGCTCCAGTGAATTCAGCCGGAATTGGAGCATCCAATCCGGTTCGTTCTTGATTTTGGAAATGGTGCGCACGATTTCCGCCGTAAGCCCCTTCCCGGATTGAAATACGGCCTTATGCTCGTCGCGGAATCCGTACTTGTACGCTTCGATCTCCGGCATTGTCTTGGTCATCGTTGTCATCCTCCTTCGTTATCATCGCAGCTGTCCCTCGGACGATTGCGTTCCAGATTGAAGCTTCGTCTCGAGCAACCGCTTCAACCGCTCTCTGACGCTCTGGGCCGGTATCCCGGACACAATCGGCGCGAGAAAGCCCTGGACTACGAGACGTTCCGCTTCCTCCCTCTGAATGCCGCGTGACATCAAGTAATAGATCTGCTCCGGACTAACCTTGCCTACGCTCGCAGCATGACCCGCCGTTACGTCGTCCTCGTCAATCAGCAGAATCGGGTTGGCGTCGCCGCGCGCTTTCGGACTGAGCATCAGTACCTTCTCCGTCTGCTCTCCGTTCGCCTTCGACGCCCCCTTCTCAATCTTCGTAACGCCATTTATAATTGCCGTGCCCCGCTCCTTCATGACCGCCCGCGTCACCATCTGGCTGTCGGTGCGCTTGCCGAAGTGAACCGCTTGTGTCGTCAGACTCAACTGCTGCGATCCCGCTCCGATACTGATCACCTTCGCATCGGACGTTGATCCGCTGCCGTGGAGACTTGATCGTGTGTCGGAGAATACATTGCCGTCGCTCAGGTCGCCGATGATCCACTCGATTCGGCCACCCTGTTCCACAATCGCCCGACGCAACGTCAAATCGACGACATTGTCGGCCAAATGATGAATGGATGCGAACTGCACCCGAGCCCCGGGTTTCACAATAACCTCCACAATCGATTGATGGATAGCTGGCGGCAGTCCGTCGCCTGGCTCAGACACGACATGATCGATGTAGGAGATCCTGCTATGGGAGTCGGCCACGATCAAGATGTGTGGCGCGAATGCAGCCTCCGCATCGTCACTGAACAGCAGTGCCTGAATCGGCAGCTCAAGTTCCACATGCTTCGGCACGTAGACGAAGATTCCGCCGTTCCACCACGCTGCGTGCAGTGCCGTCAGCTTGTTCTCCTCCCAATTGACGGCGCTGAACAGATGCGTCTTGAGCACTTCCGTATGCTCGCGCGCCGCAGTCTCCAGATCGGTGAGGATGACTCCTTTGCTCTTCAACTCCACGGAAAGCCGCTTCAGCACCACGCTGGAATTGCGCTGCACGATCAAACCGGACGCACTATCCTCCGGCGCCAGGCCCCGAATCGAACCGGGAAGCTCCTCGCTGTCGCACATCTCGTCAGCCGGCAGATAGCGACCGCGCGCATCCAGCGCCCAGCGGTCGAGCCGTATTTTGTCCGGCTTCGGCCACTCCAGTCCTTCCGCAGCCTGCGCCGCATTTCCGCGCAGCCGCGTCAACCATTCGGGCTCGCCCTTGGATCTCGAGAGCGCCTCTGCCGCAGCGCTCTGAACAGATTTCGATACCGGTTTGTTCATCATATTCCGTCGCTCCTCTTCCATGCTCACAGCCGACCGACCGTTTCATCGACGATCCCGAGCTCTTCTTTGATCCATTCATATCCTTCATTCTCCAGACGCAACGCCAGTTCAGCTCCGCCCGACTTGACGATGCGGCCCTGCATCATCACATGCACATAATCGGGCGTAATATAGTCGAGCAGACGCTGATAATGCGTGATGATCAGAAAACCGCGGTCCTCGGCGCACATCGCGTTGATGCCTGCCGCTACAACCTTCAGGGCGTCAATGTCGAGCCCCGAATCAACCTCGTCGAGAATGGCGATCTTCGGTTCCAACAGCTTCATTTGCAATATTTCATTGCGCTTCTTCTCCCCGCCGGAGAATCCTTCATTCAAGTAGCGGTGAGCAAACTCCGTGTTCATCTCCAGCTCTTTCATTGTGCCTTCCATCTGACGGATGAACTTGATCAATGACATTTCATTGCCCTCGCCACGACGTGCGTTAATGGCGCTTCGCAAAAAATCGGCATTGGTTACGCCTGCAATCTCGCTCGGATACTGCATCGCGAGGAACAATCCGGCTCGGCTGCGTTCATCCACTTCCATTTCCAACAGATCCTCACCATTAAGCAAAGCCTCGCCCTCGATCACCTCATAGTTCGGATGGCCCATCAATGCGGAAGCAAGCGTGCTTTTGCCGGTGCCGTTCGGGCCCATTATGGCGTGAATCTCCCCGCCCTTGATTGCCAGATCGACACCCTTCAAAATTTCTTTTCCGTTAATAGCGGTCTTCAGACCGCGAACTTCAAATTGTGTAGTCATGGTTCGATAGCTCCTTCTCAATAATAATGTAGAACGCGTTAGGAACTTTCCCGTTCGGCAATATGCCAGCTGCGGGCCCGCTCGTACTGACCATATAGCTTGGCAAACATTCCGTCTGCGACACGAAGCTCCGCCGGAGATCCCATCTCTGCAATCCGTCCTGCCTCAAGCGCGATGACTTGATCCGCCGCCGCAAGCGTAGCCGGTCTGTGGGCAATGACGATGACCGTTCTGCGGCGGTCGCGCGCGAGCCGCGCAATCGCTTCGCTTACGGCCCGCTCGTTCTCCGGATCAAGCGCGGACGCCGCTTCATCGATCAGTACGATGCGCGCTTGCTTAAGGAAGGCGCGCGCAATCGATACACGCTGCCGTTCTCCGCCGGACAGCCGCGATCCCCCTTCCCCGACACGGGTATTCCACCCATCGGGCAGCCGTTCGATGACTTCGTCCAAACGGGCAGCGCGTGCGGCTTCGTTAAGCTGCTCAAGCGAAGCGTCCGGGCGCGCAAGCCGAAGGTTCTCTTCAATGGAGGAATCGAACAGATATACCTCTTGGAACACGATGGCGATATCGTTCAACAACACACCGGGATCAAGCTGCCGAACATCCACGCCGCCGACCCGCACGCATCCGGCATCGGCATCGAAGAACCGGGCAATGAGCCGTGTGACGGTCGTCTTGCCTGAGCCAGATGGTCCGACCAGCGCTGTCGTACTGCCTGCCGGACAGCGGAATGTAACGTCGTTCAGCACTGGCGTATCCCCGTAGGAGAACGTCACGCCTTCGAACTCGATCCCCGCATGCTCCAGTGCGGTCGCTGCATTCGGCAAATGCGGTAGAGTAGGCGTATCCAGTATGGACTGAACGCGGACAGCCGCATTTTCCATGGCGCGCAGCGCGCCGATCAGCTCGATCAAATTGCCGAGCGGCTCCAAAAATCGGACCGCAAGCACCAGCAGTACGATCGTATCCGTGAGTGCAAGCGAACCGGACAGAAGCAAGTATACGGAGAAGGCCAGGATTGCGATAAAGCCACCGAGCACAATAGCCGTATACGACAGATCCGGCAGCATGACACGTCTTAGCCCTCGACGGTACGAGGCCCGATGTTCATCCAGCGCTTCCCGCATGCGCATGCCCCCCGACTGCCCCTGTCCCGCCGCCCGCAGCACCGTCTGGGCTTGACCAAGCTCAATCGCGCGGCCGGCGATTTCCGCGGCCGCTTCTTCGAGCTCGATATCCGCCTCCGATGCAATACGTCCGGAATGCCGAAGCGTCAGCAGCGCAACCGGAATAATCGCCAGAAATACGAGCGCCACTCTCCATTCCAGCGCCACTGCGACTCCGATGATTGTAAGCGGGACAAGCATGGAGACAATGGCCGGCGCCCCGATGACGACAGCCAAATGCCCGATATTGCCGGCGTCCGCCGTCACGGCGCGCGCCAGCCGCGCCTTGTTGGCGGCGGTGAACCAGCCTAGCGGCAACGTGGCGACATGGCGCATCACATGATGGCGAAGCGCCGCCGCCAGCTCCATGCTGGCGGCAAAGCCGATCGGCGTCGCGATGACCGTGAGCACCCAATACAGAAGAAGCCCGACGGAACCCGCAATGAGCCAAGGAGCGGCCGCCTGGAAATCCGGTTCGGCTTGCAGCAGCGCCCGCAATATCGGCACCAACAACCCGAGCAGCAGTCCTTGCAGGATGGCCAAAACAGCCTGCAGCGCTCCTATGCGCAGCAATATGCTGCGATCCGGCCATAAGTTGTACAGTTTGCGAATCATTTACGACTCTCCCTTCTGCTGCGCGTTCCACATCCGCGCGTATAATCCGTCCTTGGCTAACAGCTCCTCGTGCTTGCCCCGCTCAACCAGTCGACCGCCGTTCAGCACGAGAATCTGATCCGCGCTCTTAATGGTATGAAGCCGATGCGCAATGACAATGACGGTCTTGCCCGTCGCGAGCTTTGCCAGCGCCTCCTGAACGGCCGTCTCCCCATCGGGATCGAGCGAAGCGGTCGCTTCGTCCAACACGACGATCGGCGCCCCGGACAGGATCGCGCGCGCGATCGTGAGCCGCTGTTTCTCTCCGCCGGACAAGCCGCCGTCTCCGCTGCCCAACACCGTATCGTATCCCTGAGGCAGACGCTCGATCACATGATGAATATGGGCAGCCCGCGCAGCCTCGCGCACTTCTTCGTCGCTGGCATCCTGACGGCCGATGCGGATATTCTCGGTCACGGTATCGCGCAGCAGGATGACATCCTGGAACACGAGCGACATCGACGACAGCAGCGTCTCCGATGTCATATCGCGCACGTCGACGCCTCCGATTGTAATCGACCCGCCCGTCACATCGTAAAATCGCGGCAGCAGACTGGCCAGCGTCGACTTGCCCGCCCCCGAAGGACCGACGAGCGCCGTAACGGTGCCCGGCTCGCACACCGCGCTGATCGACGACAGCGTCTCGGTTGACCCGTCATACGAGAAAGACACGTCGTTCAATTCAACGCGATAGGATGCCGGTTGCTTGGGATGCGCTGGCTCCGGCAAGGCCGGTTGCTGCAGGAGCTCCTCAATATTGCTGGCGGCAACGCGGCCTTTTCGTATCCCTTGCCCGCCCTGAATGGCGGGCATGATCGATGTCGGCAGGCCAACGGCAATGACGAGAAACGGCAGCAGATCGGCCATCGCGAGCTGGTCTGCGCTCACAAGCGCAAGTCCGGCAATCATGACGACGCCGAGCACAGTCATCTCGGAAGAAAGCAACCGCGATGCCGCAGAGCTGTACGTCGTTTCCTTCACCCAGTCGAGCATGGCGTTCGTATGCTCCTTCACGGCGGAGCCGAATCGTTCATTCATGCGTCCGCCTGTACCGAACGCCTTCACAACCGCAATGCCGTCCGCATATTCTACGCTCGCCGCGCTGATTCGCCCTTCTGCGGCCAGCAGACGGGACATATGGGTCGTAGCCGAACGCATGGCGATCCGATAGCTTATAACCATGAGGAGCAATACAGCCATGGAGATCAATGCCATACGCCAATCCACCAGCAGCAAATACGCAAATCCTGTAATCATGGCCGCGCCTGCCCCGACCAGCTCGCCAAGCGCGTGCGCAATCAGTTGATGCATCTCCTCCAGGTCGTTGGTCATCCGTTTTTTTATGGCGCCCGAGCCGCTGGCGCGGAACCAGCCAAGCGGCAATACGCCCAGCTTGCTTACGATGCGTACTCTCACGTCATGCAGCAGCGCCGCGTCCGCATAATGCCCAAGCCGCGACGAAGCGAAAATGAACAGCAGGCGGACCCCTGCTCCAATCGCACCGATCGCGACCCACATCCATACGGCGCTTCCGCTAGTCTCCCCCGCACCGAGCATCATGCGTGCAATTTCTGCAACCGCGATATAAGGAGCGAACCCGGCAGCCGCGCCGATTGCCGACAGAATTGCACACCAGGCAAGGTGCAGATGAACGGGCCGCAACAACCGCCACAGTGCGTCGGATTTTGCAAGTTGCCCGTTCTCGCCCCCAGTAGATGAATGAAGCATGTCATTCATTGAATGATGACCATGCACATGATCGTTACCCATCAGTTCCCCCTATCCGTGTTGATATACCAACACCTATTTATGAGTAAAAGAATATAGCTGCTATACACTTTATATCTAAAAAGCCTATTCCCCATACTTCCCGGAAAAGTTAAGTGATTTCCGCTGTCACGTTCCGCAGTGCCTTCCCTGCTCCATCTCAAGCCCGCTTAATATGCCAGCTTCGGGCTCTCTCGTATTGGTTATACAACCGGGCATATATTCCGCCGGATTTGCGAAGCGCTTCAGGGCTCCCTACTTCGGCAACCTCTCCCCTGTCGAGAGCGACGACGCGATCAGCCGCAGCCAGCGTCGATGGACGGTGGGCAATCACGATTACGGTTCGCTCGGGATCGCGAGCCAGTCCCGCAATCGCCTCGCCAATGGCGCGCTCATTCTCCGGGTCGAGCGCCGATGCCGCTTCGTCGATCAGTACGATGCGCGCCTTCTTGAGGAATGCGCGCGCGATCGATACCCGCTGCCGTTCTCCGCCGGACAGCTGCGCCCCCGCTTCGCCTACCCGCGTCTTCCAGCCGTGGGGCAGACGCGCAACCACTTCATCCAGCCGAGCGGCGCGGGCCGCTTCGGCCAGTTCATCTTCGGTTGCATCCGGCCGGGCCAGCCGAAGATTCTCTTCAATTGTGGCGTCGAAGAGATAGACTTCCTGAAATACAATCGCGATGTCGTTCATCAGAACGTTATGGTCAATATCGCGGACGTCCGTCCCGCCGACACTGACGCTGCCGGCATCGGCATCGAAGAATCGGGCGATCAGCCGCGTCACCGTCGTCTTGCCTGAGCCGGACGGACCAACCAATGCCGTCGTGCTGCCGTGAGGACATTCGAACGTCACATTCGTCAGTACAGGCTTGTCGCTATACGAGAAAGTCACGTCGTTGAACGCAATATCGGTCCGTTCCAGCCGGCGCACCGGCCGAGGATTGTGCGGCAGCGACGGCGTATGCAACACAGCCTCGACACGCCTTGCAAGATAGTCCATCGCGCCAAGACCCGAAGCGTGATCGATCATCCCGCCGAGCGGCTCAAGAAAGCGTACCGCCAGCACGAGCAAGGCAATCGTATCCGCCATGGAGATTGTTCCGGCAAGCAGCAGCTGCACACCGAGTACGACTGCCGCAATAAAACCGATCATGACTACGCCGCTGTATGACAAATCAGGAAACAGCATGCGCTTCAATCCACGGCGATACCGCAAGCGATGGTCGGCAAGAGCGTCCCGCATGCGAACACTGCCGGTCGTGCCGTGTCCCGCTGCCCGCAATACCGGCTGGGCCTGACCGAACTCTATCGCTCGACCGGCCACTTCGTTCGCCGCTATTTCCATATCAGCGGATACCTCATCAACGGTTCGCCTGGAGCGGCGCAGCGCGAATAACGATACGGGTATCGTGACGAGCAGCACCAAGGCGAGCCGCCAATCCACCATAAAGGTGACACCAACAATCGTAGCAGGCACCAGCACGCCGGTAATCGCAGGAGCTCCTACCGTCACGGTCAATTGCGACAGGACACCGGTCACATTCGTGACCGTACGGACGAATTCTCCCTTACGGGCAGCGGTAAACCAGCCAAGCGGCAGCGTCGTCACATGACTCATCAGATGATGTCTGAGTTGAACCGCAAGCTTCATGCTCGCGGCGAACCCAATAGGTGTAGCCAGCACAGTCAGCACCACATAGACCACAAGTCCCGCCGCCCCAGCAATCAGCCAAGGGGCGGCTGCCTCGAAATCGGGGCTCGGCTGCAGCAGCGCACGCAGAATCGGGATCAGCAGTCCGAGCAGCAGCCCCTGCAGCACTGCAAGAATGGCGCTCAGCAGCCACATGCGAACCAGCAGCTTCGGATCCGGCCAAAGACGATATAACTGAACAATCATACGAATCAAGCGGATTCCCCCCTCTTCTGCGCTTCCCACATCCGAGCGTACAACCCGCCTTCGGCAAGCAGTTCTTCGTGCTTGCCGCGCTCGGCAAGACGCCCTCCATCCAGAACGAGAATCTGGTCTGCGCTTTTAATGGTATGAAGACGATGCGCGATGACAATGACCGTCTTGCCAGCTGTGAGCTCGGCCAATGCGTCTTGCACCGCCGCCTCGCTGTCGGGATCGAGCGAGGCCGTCGCTTCGTCCAGTACGACGATGCCGGCGCCCGAGAGAATCGCGCGCGCGATCGTCAGACGTTGACGCTCTCCGCCCGACAATCCTCCCCCGCCAGATTCAAGCATTGTGTCGTACCCGTTCGGAAGACGTTCGATTACCTCATGAATCTGGGCA is a genomic window of Xylanibacillus composti containing:
- a CDS encoding ABC transporter ATP-binding protein, with translation MIRKLYNLWPDRSILLRIGALQAVLAILQGLLLGLLVPILRALLQAEPDFQAAAPWLIAGSVGLLLYWVLTVIATPIGFAASMELAAALRHHVMRHVATLPLGWFTAANKARLARAVTADAGNIGHLAVVIGAPAIVSMLVPLTIIGVAVALEWRVALVFLAIIPVALLTLRHSGRIASEADIELEEAAAEIAGRAIELGQAQTVLRAAGQGQSGGMRMREALDEHRASYRRGLRRVMLPDLSYTAIVLGGFIAILAFSVYLLLSGSLALTDTIVLLVLAVRFLEPLGNLIELIGALRAMENAAVRVQSILDTPTLPHLPNAATALEHAGIEFEGVTFSYGDTPVLNDVTFRCPAGSTTALVGPSGSGKTTVTRLIARFFDADAGCVRVGGVDVRQLDPGVLLNDIAIVFQEVYLFDSSIEENLRLARPDASLEQLNEAARAARLDEVIERLPDGWNTRVGEGGSRLSGGERQRVSIARAFLKQARIVLIDEAASALDPENERAVSEAIARLARDRRRTVIVIAHRPATLAAADQVIALEAGRIAEMGSPAELRVADGMFAKLYGQYERARSWHIAERESS
- the sufC gene encoding Fe-S cluster assembly ATPase SufC gives rise to the protein MTTQFEVRGLKTAINGKEILKGVDLAIKGGEIHAIMGPNGTGKSTLASALMGHPNYEVIEGEALLNGEDLLEMEVDERSRAGLFLAMQYPSEIAGVTNADFLRSAINARRGEGNEMSLIKFIRQMEGTMKELEMNTEFAHRYLNEGFSGGEKKRNEILQMKLLEPKIAILDEVDSGLDIDALKVVAAGINAMCAEDRGFLIITHYQRLLDYITPDYVHVMMQGRIVKSGGAELALRLENEGYEWIKEELGIVDETVGRL
- the sufD gene encoding Fe-S cluster assembly protein SufD, with translation MNKPVSKSVQSAAAEALSRSKGEPEWLTRLRGNAAQAAEGLEWPKPDKIRLDRWALDARGRYLPADEMCDSEELPGSIRGLAPEDSASGLIVQRNSSVVLKRLSVELKSKGVILTDLETAAREHTEVLKTHLFSAVNWEENKLTALHAAWWNGGIFVYVPKHVELELPIQALLFSDDAEAAFAPHILIVADSHSRISYIDHVVSEPGDGLPPAIHQSIVEVIVKPGARVQFASIHHLADNVVDLTLRRAIVEQGGRIEWIIGDLSDGNVFSDTRSSLHGSGSTSDAKVISIGAGSQQLSLTTQAVHFGKRTDSQMVTRAVMKERGTAIINGVTKIEKGASKANGEQTEKVLMLSPKARGDANPILLIDEDDVTAGHAASVGKVSPEQIYYLMSRGIQREEAERLVVQGFLAPIVSGIPAQSVRERLKRLLETKLQSGTQSSEGQLR
- a CDS encoding ABC transporter ATP-binding protein — its product is MIVQLYRLWPDPKLLVRMWLLSAILAVLQGLLLGLLIPILRALLQPSPDFEAAAPWLIAGAAGLVVYVVLTVLATPIGFAASMKLAVQLRHHLMSHVTTLPLGWFTAARKGEFVRTVTNVTGVLSQLTVTVGAPAITGVLVPATIVGVTFMVDWRLALVLLVTIPVSLFALRRSRRTVDEVSADMEIAANEVAGRAIEFGQAQPVLRAAGHGTTGSVRMRDALADHRLRYRRGLKRMLFPDLSYSGVVMIGFIAAVVLGVQLLLAGTISMADTIALLVLAVRFLEPLGGMIDHASGLGAMDYLARRVEAVLHTPSLPHNPRPVRRLERTDIAFNDVTFSYSDKPVLTNVTFECPHGSTTALVGPSGSGKTTVTRLIARFFDADAGSVSVGGTDVRDIDHNVLMNDIAIVFQEVYLFDATIEENLRLARPDATEDELAEAARAARLDEVVARLPHGWKTRVGEAGAQLSGGERQRVSIARAFLKKARIVLIDEAASALDPENERAIGEAIAGLARDPERTVIVIAHRPSTLAAADRVVALDRGEVAEVGSPEALRKSGGIYARLYNQYERARSWHIKRA
- a CDS encoding ABC transporter ATP-binding protein: MGNDHVHGHHSMNDMLHSSTGGENGQLAKSDALWRLLRPVHLHLAWCAILSAIGAAAGFAPYIAVAEIARMMLGAGETSGSAVWMWVAIGAIGAGVRLLFIFASSRLGHYADAALLHDVRVRIVSKLGVLPLGWFRASGSGAIKKRMTNDLEEMHQLIAHALGELVGAGAAMITGFAYLLLVDWRMALISMAVLLLMVISYRIAMRSATTHMSRLLAAEGRISAASVEYADGIAVVKAFGTGGRMNERFGSAVKEHTNAMLDWVKETTYSSAASRLLSSEMTVLGVVMIAGLALVSADQLAMADLLPFLVIAVGLPTSIMPAIQGGQGIRKGRVAASNIEELLQQPALPEPAHPKQPASYRVELNDVSFSYDGSTETLSSISAVCEPGTVTALVGPSGAGKSTLASLLPRFYDVTGGSITIGGVDVRDMTSETLLSSMSLVFQDVILLRDTVTENIRIGRQDASDEEVREAARAAHIHHVIERLPQGYDTVLGSGDGGLSGGEKQRLTIARAILSGAPIVVLDEATASLDPDGETAVQEALAKLATGKTVIVIAHRLHTIKSADQILVLNGGRLVERGKHEELLAKDGLYARMWNAQQKGES